TGTTCAAAGCAGTTTAACAGCAATTAGAGAATTAATAAAAAGCGAAGCGCCGGAAGCAATTGAGGCAATGAGTTATCAGATGCCAACTTTTAAATTGAACGGCAATCTAGTACATTTTGCTGCTTTTAAGAACCATATCGGATTTTATCCTACACCATCAGGAATTGATCAGTTTGTTGATGAGTTAGGTGAGTATGAATGGGCAAAAGGTTCTGTTAAGTTTCCGTTAAGTAGACCTATTCCGTTCGAGTTAATTCGTAAGATTGTCCAATATAGGATGAAAGAAAATTTAGAGAAAAAGCAGGCAAAAAAATGAGAAAATATTTAATTTTTCTGTTAAGTTTTTTATTTGTTCTCACCGGTGTATTCTACACTGGGTTTAAGGTTAGTAGCTCTAGAACTTTTCAGCTTTCTGGTGAGCTAATACATAAAGTGGATACAACAGAAAAAGTCGTAGCATTAACCTTTGATGATGGTCCAACGAAAAATACGGGAGAAGTTTTGGATATATTAAAAGCGTTAGATGTAAAAGCCACATTTTTTGTCACTGGTAGAGAGATTGAAGAGAATATGGATGAGGCAAAGAGAATCGTGTTAGAAGAGCACGAACTCGGAAACCATTCTTATTCCCACCAACGAATGGTATTGAAAACCCCTTCCTTTATTGAAGAAGAGATTGATAGAACAAACGCATTAATCCGAGAAGCGGGATACCAAGGGACAATACACTTTAGACCACCTTATGGCAAGAAACTGCTTGTATTACCTATGGTGTTAAATAATAAAGGAATTAAAACAATTATGTGGGACATTGAGCCGGAGACCTATCCAGAAATTGCAGCAGACTCAAAAGAAATTATAAAACATGTAGTGGAACGTATCCAACCGGGATCGATTATTCTTTTGCATGTTATGTATGAAAGCAGAAGGGAATCGATGGAATCCATAGCAGGCATTGTTACCGAATTACAAGCACAAGGCTACGCATTCAAAACAGTTTCAGAACTAATAGAATAACAATAAAATTATTTTAAGTAAGGGTAAGCTTCAGTTTGAAAGAAGGAATATCGATGAGAAGACAAGTTGCAAGAAGCATGATGATTTTTCTATCGTTTCTTCTATTTCCTGTTACAATGTTTTATCTATCCCCTGCAATCATTATTGAAGGTGCATTTCATGGAGTGATTACAGGGAGTTTTATTGTTTTTGGCGTGTTATTACTAACTGGAGTTATCTTCGGAAGAGCATTCTGTGGATGGTTATGTCCAGGTGCGGGATTACAAGAGTGCTGTCAGACTGTAATTAATAAGACAGCAAAAGGAGGAAAACTTGATAAGATTAAATATTTCATCTGGATACCTTGGTTATCTGCAATTATTATTTTACTAATATTAGCTGGTGGTATCCATAAAGTAAATTTCTTCTATCAAATTCCCCACGGAATATCTATTGCAGAGCCAGTGGCCTATATCATCTATTATTTCTTCATTGGATTAATTGTTTTATTGGCATTTTTAGCTGGGCGAAGGGCATTCTGTCATTATGTATGTTGGATGGCTCCATTTATAATCATAGGAACTAAAATTGGCAAGATAGTAAGAATACCACAACTGCATTTAATAGCTGACAAGAATAAGTGTAATAATTGCAAATTGTGTAATAAGAAGTGTCAGATGAGCTTACACGTAGAGCAGATGGTACAGCAAAATAACATGTCTCATACTGAATGCATTCTATGCGGAGAATGTGTAGATGGGTGCAATCGTGGGGCAATCCAATTAACTTTGGGCACTTCAAAAACTAATCTTTTATTTGATGAAGCGCAAAAGCATGATCAGATTAAATACTAAGCAGGGGAGCTAATTGTAATCAAATGAAACGTATATCTTTAAGTAGCGTCTAAATATAATAATTTTTTTGAGGTGATATGAATGAAAATAAAACGATATTTCTTAGCCATGCTATTAGTATTTGCAATCAGTATAGTAGGTTGCACACCTACCAAGGATCACACAACACCGAACACACCACCTTCTGATAATCCTGAATTGGCAACAACGTGGAATGAGGAGAGGGTGTATGCTTTTCTAGAAGAAGTTAACCTGCATGTGCGTCAAATTCCATATCAAACAAATTCGAAAGAGGCAGTAATCCAGCAGTATGAACAATATTTTTCTCCAGAATTAAGCGAAACAATTTTCAATTCTCTGTACGATAAAACAGATACTGGCTGGCTTGTTCCGGATAGTGACGCGGGTTTAATTTTTGTTGTTTTAGGGAAAAGCAACGAGAGTAGTGCAACTGAATTTGAATTCAAAGAGGATTCTATACGAATCCGTGAAACTTATGATATGGGTATGTATAATGCAATTGAATATACGATCAGTTTTGATACTGGAAAGCCAATTATTACCGATTGGATTCGTGAATAGACAGCGTATTAAGGAGAAGAGTTAGAATGAAGGAAGAAATCATAGAAAGTCTACGTAGCGACTGTTCAAATTGTTTCGGACTATGTTGTGTTGGCCTTTATTTCTCAGCTTCCGAGGGATTCCCTGCAGACAAAAAGGCGGGGCAACCTTGCGTAAATCTTGAAACGGATTTCCGCTGTAAGATACATGACCTTCTATATGGCAAAGGGTACAAAGGTTGCTTATCCTTTGATTGTTTTGGTGCCGGGCAGAAGGTCTCCAAATTGACGTTCAAAGGCCAGTCATGGCGGGAACATCCTACACTAGCTAATGATATGTTTGATGCGCTGCTTATCATCACACATCTTCACGAGCTATTATGGTATTTGGCGGAGGCTCTCCATATAGAATCTATCAGCAATCTTCAAGGGCCCATCACTCAAAAGATAGAAGAGATCGTAGTGTTAACAAATCTAGAATTAGAAACGCTTAAGAAAATTGATATTATGAGCACTCGTGCTGAAGTAAATAGCATTCTACTTGAAGTCAGCGAGCATGTGCGAACTGAATCATTTAGCAATCCTTATAATCAAAGTAAACAGGAACACAAACAACATAATAAAGCTGTGCCAAGTAACAGAATGAGCAGTAACAAGATAAAACCTGGAGCAGATTTCATAGGAGCAGACCTCAGAAAGTATCATCTTAGAGGTGCTAATCTAAGAGGATTTATGCTAATCGCAGCAAATCTAGCTGGTGTAGATTTAGCAGGCGCGGACTTAATAGGTGTTGATATGCGAGATGCCAATTTACGAGGAGCAGATTTGTCTAGGAGTATTTTTCTCAATCAAAACCAAATCAATTCGGCAAAAGGGGATAAACATACGAAGATTTCGCCTTTACTACTCCGCCCTGACTATTGGGAGCAATGAAATAAGAATACATATAAATCTTAATCTGCGTAAATCCATGCAGATTTTTTTATTTTTTTAAATATTTTTTAGATTGCATTGCACAAATTACTACTAAAGTGTAAAATTACACTAAAGATATATAATTACATATAATACTCCAGCAAAAAAAACTGAAGTCAGAATCTACTTTTCAAATATAAACACAAAAAGGAGTGTGAGAACATGAACAAAGAACAAGTAATTCATCTCCTCTCAAACAAAATAAAACTCATTCGGACGGAAAAGGGATACACCCAAGACAAGATGGCTGAGATCCTCGGGATGTCGAAGAAAACTCTAGTTCAAGTCGAGAAAGGGAGAGCGGATGCTGGCTGGTCTCATGTTGTAACCCTAGTGACCCTATTTCGTAACAGTCATATACTAGAATCTGTTTTAGGAGATTCGCCGATAGAAGTAATAGAAACGATTGCCCATGAGGAAATGGTAACCCCAAAGGAAAAGACATTAGGTGGTCGAGTTTGGTGGAAAGAGATTGAATCTAATGGAGAGTTTCGTCTCCAGCAGAACATCATAAGCCAGCACTACCGGATATTAGATAGAAACGATTTTCGTTGGTATAGCTCTTTTGATAAAGATGATGCGTATATTTGTCTAAACGAGTTGGCAGAGAAATACAAGTTGGCATAGGTTTGCTGGCTTTGAAATATCTAGATCATATTCAACCTCTAGAAGTTATTGCAGAAAAAACGGAAGACAGCGTTCTGCGTGAAGTTGTTTTAGAAGCTATTATCGACATTAAGAATGACCCACATGAAAGAAATCTTAAATGGGATGTGGATTAAACAATGCTTGGAGGGAATCAAACAATGGACAATCGTACTCGTAAAAAAATCTTTGAAGAAGAGTTAGGAGCTTTAAAGCAAAAAGAATACATTACTCACGATGAGTATTCAATCATTGCTAATGCTTACGAGATTTATTCCGCAGATCGACAGCTAGCAGTTCAAAAATTACAAGGAATCCAAACCCCAAGTGAGAAAATCATCAAGCCTGTATATCAACCGAAACCGAAAAAGGTTTTAAGTGCCCAGGACATTCGTGATCGGAATATTACTTGGATATTAATCGTTGGTGTCATTATGGTATTGCTCTCAGGGGTTATTATAGCTACAAGTGCCTGGGATAATTTGAATAACATGACGAAGACAATTGGTATCAGCCTTGTTGCAGTCCTTTTCTTTGCCATCAGTTGGTTAACAGAGAATAAACTGAAAATCGAAAAGACAGCCTTTGCATTCTGGATTTTAGGAAGTTTATTCCTACCTGTTACCGTTCTTTCAATAGGTTATTTTCAATTATTCGGGACATATCTATCGATTACAGGTGAGGGGAAGTATCTACTAGGTGTCTTCGCTGTAATTCTGTGTTTTCCCGTCTATGTGTACAGTGCTCATCGCTATCAGAATAAGTTATTCACATGGATTAGTCTGACGACGTTAAGCTTGGGAATAGGATTTGCGATTGCTTCATTCTATCCTCCCGTGGATGTATTTTACCTTGGAATGATTGTATACAATTGTCTCTTGTTAGCCGGTTATATGTATTTGAAGAAAAATCAGAGATTCAAGTTATTTTTTGAGGAATTACCTTTGTTTACGCAGGTCAACCTTATTGTCAGTACGTTGTTAATGCTGAGTTTTTATAAGAGCCCAGTATTTTATGGCTTCAATATCTTACTTACGGCAGTTCTATATATGTTAATGGTCTATTCCCAAGGGAAAAAGGAATATGTGTATGTTTTTGGCGGACTCTTGGTATATGGTATCTATCAAGTTGTAGAGAATAGCATATTAC
The nucleotide sequence above comes from Desulfuribacillus stibiiarsenatis. Encoded proteins:
- a CDS encoding iron chaperone, whose product is MEKDKHVPQNIDEYIALFPEDVQSSLTAIRELIKSEAPEAIEAMSYQMPTFKLNGNLVHFAAFKNHIGFYPTPSGIDQFVDELGEYEWAKGSVKFPLSRPIPFELIRKIVQYRMKENLEKKQAKK
- a CDS encoding polysaccharide deacetylase family protein, with amino-acid sequence MRKYLIFLLSFLFVLTGVFYTGFKVSSSRTFQLSGELIHKVDTTEKVVALTFDDGPTKNTGEVLDILKALDVKATFFVTGREIEENMDEAKRIVLEEHELGNHSYSHQRMVLKTPSFIEEEIDRTNALIREAGYQGTIHFRPPYGKKLLVLPMVLNNKGIKTIMWDIEPETYPEIAADSKEIIKHVVERIQPGSIILLHVMYESRRESMESIAGIVTELQAQGYAFKTVSELIE
- a CDS encoding 4Fe-4S binding protein yields the protein MRRQVARSMMIFLSFLLFPVTMFYLSPAIIIEGAFHGVITGSFIVFGVLLLTGVIFGRAFCGWLCPGAGLQECCQTVINKTAKGGKLDKIKYFIWIPWLSAIIILLILAGGIHKVNFFYQIPHGISIAEPVAYIIYYFFIGLIVLLAFLAGRRAFCHYVCWMAPFIIIGTKIGKIVRIPQLHLIADKNKCNNCKLCNKKCQMSLHVEQMVQQNNMSHTECILCGECVDGCNRGAIQLTLGTSKTNLLFDEAQKHDQIKY
- a CDS encoding pentapeptide repeat-containing protein, which encodes MKEEIIESLRSDCSNCFGLCCVGLYFSASEGFPADKKAGQPCVNLETDFRCKIHDLLYGKGYKGCLSFDCFGAGQKVSKLTFKGQSWREHPTLANDMFDALLIITHLHELLWYLAEALHIESISNLQGPITQKIEEIVVLTNLELETLKKIDIMSTRAEVNSILLEVSEHVRTESFSNPYNQSKQEHKQHNKAVPSNRMSSNKIKPGADFIGADLRKYHLRGANLRGFMLIAANLAGVDLAGADLIGVDMRDANLRGADLSRSIFLNQNQINSAKGDKHTKISPLLLRPDYWEQ
- a CDS encoding helix-turn-helix transcriptional regulator, whose protein sequence is MNKEQVIHLLSNKIKLIRTEKGYTQDKMAEILGMSKKTLVQVEKGRADAGWSHVVTLVTLFRNSHILESVLGDSPIEVIETIAHEEMVTPKEKTLGGRVWWKEIESNGEFRLQQNIISQHYRILDRNDFRWYSSFDKDDAYICLNELAEKYKLA